Sequence from the [Bacteroides] pectinophilus genome:
GTTATGGATAACTATTTCATATCAACAGCGGAAGAGATGGCATTGTATCACCATGAGCGATGGAATGGCAAGGGATATCCGTATGGACTGTCAGGTGAGGAGATACCATTGTCGGCAAGAATTATGAGTATTGTTGATGTATATGATGCGCTTACATCCAAGAGGCCATACAAAGAGCCGTACAGCCATGAGAAGTCTATGGCGATAATTGTAGAGGGACGCGGTCAGTTCTTTGATCCGGACCTTGTGGACGAGTTTATAAAGATAAGTCCGATAATAAGTGAGTGCCTGAAGCAGAAAGAAAAGCTCAGACAGGATTATATGGGAGAAACCAGAGTTTATGAATAAGATAGCAAGTTTTACGGTTAATCATCTTAATCTTCTTACGGGAGTATATGTATCACGACGTGATTACATAGGAGACGAAGTTATTACAACATTTGACCTGAGATTTACGAGACCGAATGAGGAAGCACCTATGGACACAGCGGGCATTCATTCCATAGAGCATCTTGGAGCAACATTCCTTCGTAACGACCCTGAGTGGAAGGATAAGACTATATATTTTGGACCTATGGGATGCAGGACCGGATTCTATGTGATATTTGCCGGCGAACTCGAACCGGAGGATATAATTGATGTTCTCAGAAGAATGGCAGACTACATACTGTCATACGAGGGCGATATACCGGGATATTCTCCTAGGGATTGCGGCAATTATCTCGATAATAATCTTAAGCTTGCCAAGATATACATGAATAAGTATAAGACAGAAGTGCTTGATGCACCGACACCGGACCGCATGAAGTATCCGCAGTAACAGATGAATTACAGCAACAGTAGTGCTTAGGGCAATTAAAGAATAATTAAAGAATAATTAAAGAGCTGCCATGCCGGAATTAATATCAGGTTCCGGCATGGCAGCTCTTTATATTAAAATTAAAACTATCGTAATTACAAATTACAGTGTCTCAGGCTCCGGATAATCTGCACCGAAAGTCTCAACAGTTACAGTCTTCATAACCTGTGGGTTACGTGGACGGTCATTCCAGTCCACATCTGTCTCTGCAATGCTGTTAAGAACATCAAAGCCTTCTGTAAGCTTACCGAAGGCAGCGTACTGTCCGTCAAGATGCGGAGCATCCTTATGCATGATAAAGAACTGTGAACCTGCTGAATCAGGGTGCTGTGAACGTGCCATTGAAAGTACGCCTGCTGTGTGCTTAAGGTCATTCTTGAAATTGTTGCCTGAGAATTCACCGGCAATACTGTAGCCCGGACCGCCGTAGCCCATTCCCTCAGGATCGCCGCCCTGAATCATGAAACCTGAGATTACTCTGTGGAAGATAAGTCCGTCGTAGAATCCCTTGTTGATAAGTGAGATAAAGTTGTTTACTGTGTTAGGTGCGATTTCAGGATAAAGCTCAGCCTTCATTACATCGCCGTTTTCCATTGTGAATGTTACTATTGGATTCTGTGCCATTGATATAAGTCCTTTCAAATATATTATGTGCTATTAATTCTATATTGCATGATTGAAAATGTCAAATATACGGATAGGACTAATGGTGGCATATGCATAGTGCATGGCAGGTCAGGGTAATACATCACCATCACGCATACATCACCGTGCCCAGCACTGCGGCAATAACAATCATAAGAATAGGGGAAGCCTGTTTTGAACGCATTTTTTTATAAATGGCACCAACACATGCAAGAGTAGTAAGTATTGCTACGGCACGGATGTCAACTGCAAGTACAGAGTGGATATTCTCAAATCCGAAAAGTGCCTTAAGACCGAGCGTTACTGCGGTGGAGAGAATCAGCGCAACCACACATGGACGTATTCCTGACAGAAAAGCCTGGACACCGCGGAATCTGAGAAGATTGTTTATAAGTGCAGCAATAATAAGAATTATGATAAATGAAGGGAGAACAACTCCAAGCGTTGCCACAAAAGCACCGGCAATTCCTGCCTGTGTCGAACCTATGAAAGTCGACATGTTGACAGCAAGCGGTCCGGGGGTTGATTCGGATATTGCGATGAAATTAATAAATTCATCTTCACTGAGCCAGCCGTTGGACATGACAGCATCACTGATCAGCGGAATCATTCCGTATCCGCCTCCGAAGGACACTGTTCCTATCTCAAGAAATGTAAGGAAAAGCTTCAGGTATATCATTTTTTCTCACCTCCGAGCCATACTGCAACACCGGCAACTCCACATATGAATATGAAAAATATTGAGGAAAAGTCTATTGCAAAAACCGAAAACAGAATCATTAATGCGGTTACCGCAGATACAATAAATATATTCATGAAGGTTCTGTCAAGCCTGCGCAGCAGTTTCAGACCGGCAGTGAATACAAGATATACTATGCATGCCTGTATTCCGCGGAAAGCATTCTGTACAACAGTAAGTGCCATAAACTGATCGAGGAAAAGCGAAATTATATAAATAATAATGAATGACGGTATGCTCACCGCAACAGTCGCCGCAAGCGCACCCCAAAAGCCGCATATACGGTAACCGATATAAGTTGCGCTGTTTATTGCCATCGGTCCGGGAGTGGACTCGGCAATCGCAATCATGTCTATGAACTCATCTTTGTCAAGCCATCTGCGGTATGAGACAAATTCAGATTCAAGCAGGGCTACCATAGCGTATCCGCCACCAAAAGTGAATGCTCCTATCTTTAAAAATGTAATAAAAAGTGTTGTGATTTTTTTCATGGATTTCATCTCCCTTAACCGGCTGTAACAATTATATTTACAGATTTGCCATAAAACAATACATATGTTAATATAAAAAACATAAGCTTTTACTTATGTATTGACGCAGGATTACTGCGCATGGAATGGAGCAGACATGACGTTAAGACATTTACAGATTTTCAGGGCGGTATGCGACTGCGGAAGCATAACTGCAGCGGCGGACAGGCTTAATGTAACCCAGCCTTCGGTCAGCATGGCTATACGTGAGCTGGAAGCATTTTATCAGACAAGACTGTTTGACAGAATTAACAGAAAGATATACCTTACCGAGGCCGGAACGATGCTGCGGCAGTATACCGACACGATGCTTGACCAGTATGATGATATGACAATACTTTTGCGGGAAGGAAAAGTATTTACAAAATGCAGAATAGGTGTGAATATATCAGTAGCCGAAACGCTGCTTCCGGATGTTATAAGGAAGGCACGCGCAAGAATACCTGATATCAATCTTAATGTACTTGTGCATAACACGGAGACAATAGAGCAGAAGCTTGCCGACAACCAGATAGATTTTGCAATTCTGGATAATGTAAAGGACAGTGCTTCAAGAAACTCAAGGATATTTGATACGGATGACATGGTGATTGTCTGCTCACCGTATGTTTATTACAAAGACAGTATGACAATTGGAGAGCTTGCGGAAAAGCCGCTTCTGCTGCGCGAAGAGGGGAGCGGTCTTAGAAGCTGTGTGGAAGGCGTGTTTGCAAGACATGGATATGGCATGAATATAATCATGGAGAGTACAAGCACACTTGCGCTTGCGGAGCTTGCGGACGGAGGTCTTGGATTTACGGTGCTCCCGCTGAGTATAGTAAAAAAACTTGAAAAGACATTGTGCCTTAAGACAGTTAAGCTTGAGGACGATATCTTCAGAAGAAGCTATTATCTTGTATATAACAAGAAAAAGCATCTTACATATACAATGACGGAATTTCTCAAGGCAATGGAGAGAACAGATGAATAAAGAGCTGATAATATTAAAGGACAGCATACCGGTACGGAAGGTGTATGCAATCAGGAGAGAACTGACGCAGTGGGACGTTGTATTTTATGATAATATTAATTCCTGCAATTCAATAGACAGCCGGGCGGGGGCATCTGATGATGACGGGGTGCGACAGGTGATTCTGGTTACGGGATGTCAGGATGATGAAGAGTATGACGGATATTATGAGGAGTATAATATACCTTATTTCGGATATGGCGAAGATTACCGTGGAGATGCGCGCTATGTGGCTCTTGATGAGTGGGCGGTGACGGACAGATTCCTTGATACGGTATGGGCAAGATATAATGGCCTTCCGCTTACGATGTTTTATACTTCAAGGCTTACGGCAAGGGAGATTACGGTTGAAGACCTTCCGAAACTTTACGAATTGTATGCGTATCCGGGAATGACAGAGTTTGTTGAACCGCTGTATGAATATGAGCGTGAAGTTGAATTTACAAAAGATTATATTAAAAATATGTATGGGTTTTATGGATACGGTCTGTGGCTTATATTTGAGAATTCTACAGGCAGGCTTGTAGGAAGAATAGGACTTGAAAACAGGCAGATTGACGGACAGACGCAGGTCGAACTTGGCTATATGGTTGGATCGCCATTCTGGAGAAGAGGGTATGCAACAGAGATGTGCGAGGCGATACTTGAATATGCATTTGCCGAGGATGGCCTTAATCTTGAAAAGGTGGCGTTGTGTACTACACGCGACAACAAGCCGTCCAAGAGACTTGCTTCAAAGCTTGGATTCAGGCTGTATGCAACTAACAGGCACGACAACCTGAATCTTTATTACAAATACAGAAACCGGACACGATAAACCACCATCTGTGGAGTGCAGTATCAGTCAAGGTCAAATGCATATCTGATAAAAGCAGTCGCGTTATCGATATGTGTTGATGACCTTACGATTGCAAAGCAAGGGTTCTTTACTGAAAGCCCCATATCTTTTACAAGTTTGGTTGCTGTAAGGTCAAGAGCTACCGGAAGTTCAGTCCCATCGGACAGCTTATAATAAATCACGTAATCACTTACCTTATTGAATTCCTCGTCTGTAAGGCATGTTGTAAGGTCAATAAATGCAGACTCGTCAGTTGTTGAAAATCCGCGAAGATTGGATTTGTCAGTTATAAGGGCATCTATACTGCCGGTTGCAATCTGGGTCATAATCTTCTCTGCACTGATATAAGGATCCTGGTCAACTGAGTTGGTGTATGTCAGAGTGTAATTATTATCAAAATATACACGTTCCTTTTTACCGTCAATTCCAAGATATTCAGTGAATTCAGTAGTGAGACGGTCTTCTTTTTTATCCATCCCCTGTATTCCGCCGTCAGTTACTACGGTGTATAATACATTTTCATAATCATTAAGACGGAACATGTATACAATTCCTATAATTGCCGCGATAAGCACAGCCACAGCTATTATCGGAATCTTGTAATATTCCCATATATGTTCTTTCTTCTGTTCCCATGTCATCCTGGACAGGCGTTCTTTTTCTTCATTCATATCTTCTTTGAGTGATTTGCCGTCAACCATAAATATATAATCCTTTCATAATTTACAAATTAAAATAACTGTCTGCACGATAAAGGTCATTATAACATACAGATAAGTGTATATGACAGGCTTTTAGAAAAAGTTAATAAAGATTATACAAAACTTCTTTGATTTTTTGTATATTAATGCGTATAATGAAAAACAGAATGTTATGAATTTAGGAATGGAGATAATATGGGTAAGTTTTTTGGACTGGACAGTCCGTTTTTTAAAGTGATGACAAAGGTCGCTGATTTTATAATTCTGAATTTTCTTGTGCTGGTATTCTCAATACCTGTAGTGACGATAGGCCCGGCACTTACAGCCATGTACTATGTGGCGCTTAAGGAAGCAAGAGGTGAAGAAGGATATATCTGGCGTGACTTCTGGAAATCATTCAAGGCTAATTTTAAGCAGGGATTTGTCATAGAGCTTATTGTTGCGGCGATAATAGCCGTACTTGGTCTTAATATAGTAACCTGTTACAGATGGACTTATGAGGGAAGCATGATGGGACAGATTCTTATGTTCCTTAACATAGGTCTTGCAATACTTGCTGCGGCATCGCTTATATATCTTTTTCCGCTTCTTGCACAGTTCAGGAACACGGTAAAGAATACGCTGTTTAATTCGCTTCTTATGGCTATGAAGCATCTTCCTCAGACGATAGTAATGCTTATAGCAACCGGACTTCTTGTATATGCAATAATAAGCTACCCGGTATTCATATTCCTGTTTATCGGTCTTATAGCGTATGTGCAGACATATGTGCTTGCCAAGATTTTCAAGCAGTATATGCCTAAGGAGGAATTTATTCCCGATACATATGAAGTGCCTGAGGATGTAGATGACATCTGGGACAGGCTTGCGGCAGGAACGGCTGATGAGAAGAAAGAGGCGGAGCAGGAAGCCACGGATGCGGCAGATGACAGCAGCGGACAGGAGACAGCCGGACCGGCTGCCGCTGATGAACAAAAAGAGCAGGGAGAAGAGTAATGAATTTTAAGAAGAAGGACATAATGCTTATATTGGCAGGAATTATCCTGCTTGCATTGGAGTTTGACATAACAGTTGCAGGAGCAAAGATTGATATATTCTCGGATGTGCTGGCGTACATCATTATACTTATTGGAATTTCACACATTGCAGTGCGCAATAATATTTTTAAAAAATGTAAAAGTACTTCAATAAAAGGACTTATCGCAGCAGTAGCAGTGCAGGCAATACACTGCGTAAGCCTTGGCGTGGCCCAGGCAAATGCAGACCTGTTTATGATGGGCGTTATGACAATATTCTTTATATATTTCACGTATTATTTTACGGAGGGTATTGCACTTGAAGCCAAGATGCAGGATAAGAGTGCTGTGGCGCGTAATTTTAAGCTTACATGGGGCGTGTTCGGCGTATTTATATTTGCATATTACATCATACTTAACTTTATATCAGCGGGAAGCATTGTTGCTATCCTTGTGCAGGCGGTGCTTGTAATATGTGCCATATACTACTGCTATGCAATGTCAGCAGCATGTGACATGCTCTACATGGAAGGGCTTCCGCAGCGTTCGGAGGAAGCACTCGCAGAAGAGAAGCAGAATGAGAAAATGGTTGAAAAGTAACACGATGTACTAAAAATAAAACTTGTAAAAGAATCATACATTGTATACAATGACCTTGGCAATTGAATAATGAGAGAAAGTAATATAGCTGAATTAAAGGAGAGAACAATGAAAAGAAGTAAAAGATTACTGGCTTTTGTATTGACGCTTGTTATGGCACTTTCTGTTGCACTAAGCGGATGCTCAGGCGACAAGAAGGGAGATTCTTCTGATCAGTCAGATGCTTCCTCTAAGGAACCGACATATGGCGGTTCTGTAGTTGTAGGAATACAACAGGATATCGACAGTCTTGACCCACACAAAGCAACAGCGGCAGGAACCAAGGAGATATTATTTAACATTTTTGAAGGGCTTGTAAAGCCTGACGAGAATGGCAATCTTATCAAGGCAGTGGCAAGTGATTACAAGGTATCGGATGATGGACTTGTATACACATTTACAATCAGGGACGGCATTAAGTTTCATAACGGAAATGCAGTGACCGTAGAAGATGTAAAGTATTCACTTGACAGAGCCAGTGGATTACTTGACGGCAATGCGCTGATTACGGCACTTAAGAAGATAAGTGCTGTTAACATAGTGGATGACAGGACGGTTGAAGTCACTCTCGCATCTGCGGATACGGAAATGATATACAACTTTACTGCTGCAATCATACCAAAGCCTGCTGACGGCACTCAGGCTGATGCAGGCAAGCCTGTAGGAACAGGCCCATTCAAATTCGTTTCTTATACACCGCAGGAGAGCATAATTCTTACAAAGAATGAGGATTACTGGCAGAACGGACTTCCGTATCTTGATGAAGTTAAATTCAAGATTGTATCCGGCACAGATACGGCACTGCTTGAGCTCAAGGGCGGATCGATTGATATGTATCCATATCTTACAGATTCACAGGCAGAAGAACTTAAG
This genomic interval carries:
- a CDS encoding chromate transporter, translating into MKKITTLFITFLKIGAFTFGGGYAMVALLESEFVSYRRWLDKDEFIDMIAIAESTPGPMAINSATYIGYRICGFWGALAATVAVSIPSFIIIYIISLFLDQFMALTVVQNAFRGIQACIVYLVFTAGLKLLRRLDRTFMNIFIVSAVTALMILFSVFAIDFSSIFFIFICGVAGVAVWLGGEKK
- a CDS encoding S-ribosylhomocysteine lyase, with the protein product MNKIASFTVNHLNLLTGVYVSRRDYIGDEVITTFDLRFTRPNEEAPMDTAGIHSIEHLGATFLRNDPEWKDKTIYFGPMGCRTGFYVIFAGELEPEDIIDVLRRMADYILSYEGDIPGYSPRDCGNYLDNNLKLAKIYMNKYKTEVLDAPTPDRMKYPQ
- a CDS encoding LysR family transcriptional regulator, translating into MTLRHLQIFRAVCDCGSITAAADRLNVTQPSVSMAIRELEAFYQTRLFDRINRKIYLTEAGTMLRQYTDTMLDQYDDMTILLREGKVFTKCRIGVNISVAETLLPDVIRKARARIPDINLNVLVHNTETIEQKLADNQIDFAILDNVKDSASRNSRIFDTDDMVIVCSPYVYYKDSMTIGELAEKPLLLREEGSGLRSCVEGVFARHGYGMNIIMESTSTLALAELADGGLGFTVLPLSIVKKLEKTLCLKTVKLEDDIFRRSYYLVYNKKKHLTYTMTEFLKAMERTDE
- a CDS encoding chromate transporter, coding for MIYLKLFLTFLEIGTVSFGGGYGMIPLISDAVMSNGWLSEDEFINFIAISESTPGPLAVNMSTFIGSTQAGIAGAFVATLGVVLPSFIIILIIAALINNLLRFRGVQAFLSGIRPCVVALILSTAVTLGLKALFGFENIHSVLAVDIRAVAILTTLACVGAIYKKMRSKQASPILMIVIAAVLGTVMYA
- a CDS encoding DUF624 domain-containing protein, encoding MGKFFGLDSPFFKVMTKVADFIILNFLVLVFSIPVVTIGPALTAMYYVALKEARGEEGYIWRDFWKSFKANFKQGFVIELIVAAIIAVLGLNIVTCYRWTYEGSMMGQILMFLNIGLAILAAASLIYLFPLLAQFRNTVKNTLFNSLLMAMKHLPQTIVMLIATGLLVYAIISYPVFIFLFIGLIAYVQTYVLAKIFKQYMPKEEFIPDTYEVPEDVDDIWDRLAAGTADEKKEAEQEATDAADDSSGQETAGPAAADEQKEQGEE
- a CDS encoding peptidylprolyl isomerase yields the protein MAQNPIVTFTMENGDVMKAELYPEIAPNTVNNFISLINKGFYDGLIFHRVISGFMIQGGDPEGMGYGGPGYSIAGEFSGNNFKNDLKHTAGVLSMARSQHPDSAGSQFFIMHKDAPHLDGQYAAFGKLTEGFDVLNSIAETDVDWNDRPRNPQVMKTVTVETFGADYPEPETL
- a CDS encoding ABC transporter substrate-binding protein, which translates into the protein MKRSKRLLAFVLTLVMALSVALSGCSGDKKGDSSDQSDASSKEPTYGGSVVVGIQQDIDSLDPHKATAAGTKEILFNIFEGLVKPDENGNLIKAVASDYKVSDDGLVYTFTIRDGIKFHNGNAVTVEDVKYSLDRASGLLDGNALITALKKISAVNIVDDRTVEVTLASADTEMIYNFTAAIIPKPADGTQADAGKPVGTGPFKFVSYTPQESIILTKNEDYWQNGLPYLDEVKFKIVSGTDTALLELKGGSIDMYPYLTDSQAEELKSTYDIEYAISDVAQALFLNNAEAPFDNEKVRQAVACALNKDEINQFVAGGKSAVINSAMLPTIKNYYVDTNSYNSYNVSRAKQLLAEAGYPNGFDMTIKVPSNYTFHMETAQVVAEQLKAAGINAKIEGIEWSSWLSDVYANRDYQATICALTADLTPSSLLVRFTSGYSKNFVNFSDAEYDKVYAEAQASLDDNVRKEKYAKLQQILAEKEGSVFIQAAALLVAKNKDLAGYKFYPVYVQDMSTVYYIKK
- a CDS encoding GNAT family N-acetyltransferase — protein: MNKELIILKDSIPVRKVYAIRRELTQWDVVFYDNINSCNSIDSRAGASDDDGVRQVILVTGCQDDEEYDGYYEEYNIPYFGYGEDYRGDARYVALDEWAVTDRFLDTVWARYNGLPLTMFYTSRLTAREITVEDLPKLYELYAYPGMTEFVEPLYEYEREVEFTKDYIKNMYGFYGYGLWLIFENSTGRLVGRIGLENRQIDGQTQVELGYMVGSPFWRRGYATEMCEAILEYAFAEDGLNLEKVALCTTRDNKPSKRLASKLGFRLYATNRHDNLNLYYKYRNRTR